CCGCGCATCCTCGCCGTCGCCGAGCGTGCATGGCACCAGGCATCGTGGGAACGCCCGTACACCGTCGGCGAACGCTACAAGGCCGGCGAAACCAAGCTCGTCAACGCGCAAGCGCTGAACAGCGACTGGGTTGCCTTCGCCAACGTCGTCGGCCAACGCGAACTCGCCAAGCTCGACAAGGCCGGCATCGGCTACCGCCTGCCGATGGTCGGCGCCAAGGTCGTCGACGGCAAGCTGTCGGCGGTGACCGAGCTGCCGGGCGTGGCGATCCAGTACTCGCTCGACGCCGGCAAGACCTGGCAGGCGTACGACGCCGGCAAGGCGCCGGCCGTCGCCGACGCGAACGCGGCGCAGGTACGCACCGTCAGCTTCGACGGCAAGCGCTTCGGCCGTGCTACCGGGCTGATTGCCAAGTAAGCGGCACTCGCCAGCGACAAACGCCCCGGCATGCCGGGGCGTTTTTTTCAGGCCGGACCGGGCGTATCGGCCGGCGCCCTGCGGCAACCGCCAGGCCCGGGCCGCATCAATCGGCCCGCACGACCAGCATCGTCAGCCGGCGCACGACCGGCAGCACCAGCAGCAGCACCGGAAACGCCACCAGCCACGACAGGCCCCACGCGCCGAGCCAGACCTGCGGAAAACCGCCGGGGCCGATGCCGCGCAGCGTGCTGATGACCGAAACGATGCACGTCATCAGCAGCGACAGCAGCAAGGGCATGACGATGGGGGCGTAGCGGGCGGGGAGTTTGCGGAACGGGGATTGCGAGGAAGACATGGAGGCTCCATAAGCCGGCAGGACAAGGCGCCCCTTCCGGCGGGCGGAAGGACACAACCCCGGCAAATGCCGGCAGAAGTTGGCGCGTTGCTTGACGTAAACGCTTACGGCGGCTTCCCGTGGGGAAGCGCAATGCCGATGCTAAAGGCAAAGGTGCCGGGGTGGCAAGCCGGTGGTTCAGCCCGGCAGCGCGACGGCGGCCGGATCGATGCCGAGGTATTCGGCGATCACCGCGACCACCACGCCGTGATCATCACGCTGCGGCAGGCCGGAGATCGCAATGCTGCCGACGATGCCGGTGCCGCGA
This window of the Jeongeupia sp. USM3 genome carries:
- a CDS encoding DUF2798 domain-containing protein; translated protein: MSSSQSPFRKLPARYAPIVMPLLLSLLMTCIVSVISTLRGIGPGGFPQVWLGAWGLSWLVAFPVLLLVLPVVRRLTMLVVRAD